In the genome of Desulfatiglans sp., one region contains:
- a CDS encoding DUF4391 domain-containing protein, producing MNVELRLPDQAYVNKFVPKNKFYERAHLSARLQKEFTDKIQRITWKFKLSEETIGISKTEGVTEIQIFELELKVQDIPVKALKIIDKTIPYQILYKFTCKDSVAWGITLKDGTKAERYYFSEWDEPVSFDFTGIDLEKVYQKLVKAFIGNHAKNGVSFSEIIAVDAKILLLEKEIAGLEKKIAKEKQFNRKVEIHKVLLEKREQLKRLKP from the coding sequence GTGAATGTTGAGTTGAGGCTGCCCGACCAGGCGTATGTAAACAAATTTGTTCCAAAGAACAAATTCTATGAACGGGCACATTTAAGCGCCAGATTACAAAAGGAGTTTACAGATAAAATCCAGCGTATAACCTGGAAATTCAAGCTTTCCGAAGAGACAATCGGCATATCAAAAACCGAAGGGGTAACTGAAATACAGATATTCGAGCTTGAACTGAAGGTACAGGATATACCTGTTAAGGCATTAAAGATTATTGATAAGACAATCCCATATCAGATACTTTATAAATTTACCTGTAAAGATTCTGTGGCCTGGGGTATAACCCTGAAGGATGGAACCAAGGCAGAGAGATACTACTTTTCAGAATGGGATGAACCGGTTTCATTTGATTTCACGGGCATTGATCTTGAAAAGGTGTATCAGAAACTTGTAAAGGCATTTATAGGAAATCACGCAAAAAATGGAGTCAGCTTCAGCGAGATAATTGCTGTAGATGCCAAAATATTGTTACTGGAAAAGGAAATAGCCGGGCTTGAGAAAAAGATCGCCAAAGAAAAACAGTTTAACCGCAAGGTCGAGATACACAAGGTTTTACTGGAGAAAAGAGAACAGCTTAAAAGGCTAAAACCATGA
- a CDS encoding KilA-N domain-containing protein, protein MKATIKAKGKEIAVISRGDENDYISLTDIARYKNPDEPKDVVKNWMRSRSTIEFLGLWEQLNNPDFKGVEFDSFLHESGSNAFTLSPQKWISATNAIGVISRSGKSGGTFAHKDIAFEFASWVSAEFKLYIIKDYQRLKADENSRISLEWNINRTISKINYKIHTDAIKEKLIPKLVSKKQQTHTYANEADMLNVALFGHTAREWKDKNPNSQGNMRDEANIPQLIVLSNMESMNAELIKQGMPQNKRLLTLNKMAIDQMTTILGSPAVKQLEGVK, encoded by the coding sequence ATGAAAGCGACTATTAAAGCAAAAGGAAAGGAAATCGCAGTTATCTCCAGGGGGGATGAGAATGACTATATTTCATTGACCGATATTGCGAGATACAAAAATCCGGATGAACCAAAAGATGTTGTCAAAAATTGGATGCGAAGCCGCAGCACCATAGAATTTCTTGGCCTTTGGGAACAGTTAAATAATCCTGATTTTAAAGGGGTCGAATTCGACTCCTTTTTGCACGAATCCGGATCAAATGCCTTTACCCTGTCTCCGCAAAAGTGGATTTCGGCTACAAATGCTATTGGGGTTATCTCCAGATCAGGAAAATCTGGCGGCACATTTGCTCATAAGGATATCGCTTTTGAGTTTGCATCATGGGTTTCTGCCGAATTTAAACTTTATATTATCAAGGATTATCAACGTCTAAAAGCAGATGAAAACAGCCGGATTTCTCTCGAATGGAACATTAACAGGACTATTTCCAAAATCAATTATAAGATACATACGGATGCCATTAAGGAAAAATTAATACCTAAACTTGTATCAAAAAAACAGCAGACGCATACTTATGCAAATGAAGCGGATATGTTAAATGTAGCGCTTTTTGGCCATACTGCCAGGGAATGGAAAGATAAAAATCCTAACAGCCAAGGCAATATGCGCGATGAGGCAAATATCCCGCAGCTTATCGTCCTCTCCAATATGGAAAGCATGAATGCCGAATTAATAAAACAGGGAATGCCTCAAAATAAAAGGCTGTTGACGCTAAACAAAATGGCTATTGATCAAATGACCACTATACTGGGAAGCCCGGCAGTGAAACAACTGGAAGGAGTTAAATAA
- a CDS encoding site-specific DNA-methyltransferase has protein sequence MDKLKMQTPDRTQENIERIAKLFPNVITEVEDETAKDAKGTKKYKKVVDFDLLRQMLSGILVEGGDERYRLDWPGKKASLLKANIPITKTLRPCREESVNFDTTENIYIEGDNFEVLKILQESYLGKIKVIIIDPPYNTGNDFIYKDDFKKSKDEYEEEIGVEDEEGGKLFRNTDSNGRFHSDWLSMMYERLIVARDLLRGDGVIFISIDDNEVHNVRKICDDIFGEENFIGDFIKKSKVGGGSDSKYIATEHEYIVSYSKNITELPEMFEAHDDEYLKRYKEADEKGRFFWDTFARPGLKNPINYDIETPDGSLINGDWIWSKKRYENAYNNKEIKIIKKQDGSYSVHFKQYLNLSGKKPRSMSSNFGGTYDGKKEVVSLFNSDKIFSYPKSTMHIKKLLEIIAPRPNDTILDFFSGSSTTAHAVMQLNAEDGLNLKFIMVQIPEPCDENSEAYKAGYKTIADIGKERIRRAGKKILQELEGKKIMNGELPMVNGKSEKQKSLFEDKNNSTFTIHNSQLDFGFRVYKTDTTNMKEVFYHPYDMDQKQISAFMSNIKEDRTPEDLLTQVILDLGLELSLPIEQKTMHGNNVFIVQTNALVACFDNDIDFKIIDEIAHIKPLKVVFKDASFKDDKDRINVEERFKRLSPETRVTVL, from the coding sequence ATGGATAAGCTTAAAATGCAGACACCGGACAGGACACAGGAAAACATTGAGCGGATTGCGAAGCTGTTTCCGAACGTGATTACAGAAGTTGAAGACGAAACCGCGAAAGACGCGAAAGGCACAAAAAAATATAAAAAAGTTGTGGATTTTGATCTGCTGCGGCAGATGCTATCCGGTATTCTTGTCGAGGGTGGTGATGAACGTTATCGGCTTGACTGGCCTGGAAAAAAGGCATCTCTTCTCAAAGCAAATATACCTATTACCAAAACGCTCAGACCATGCAGGGAAGAGAGTGTGAACTTTGATACCACAGAGAATATTTATATTGAAGGCGATAACTTTGAAGTTTTAAAGATTTTACAGGAAAGTTACCTGGGCAAGATAAAGGTGATCATTATTGATCCGCCATACAATACAGGTAATGATTTTATTTACAAGGATGATTTTAAGAAGAGCAAAGATGAGTATGAGGAAGAGATCGGCGTGGAGGATGAAGAGGGTGGAAAGCTGTTCAGGAATACAGACAGTAATGGGAGGTTCCATTCTGACTGGTTGAGTATGATGTATGAAAGGCTGATTGTGGCTAGGGACTTATTGAGAGGTGATGGGGTTATATTTATCAGCATTGATGATAATGAAGTTCATAATGTGCGGAAAATATGTGATGACATTTTTGGGGAGGAGAATTTTATAGGAGATTTTATTAAGAAATCCAAAGTCGGAGGTGGTTCTGATAGTAAATATATAGCTACAGAACATGAGTATATAGTTTCATACTCAAAAAATATTACAGAATTACCAGAGATGTTTGAAGCCCATGATGATGAATACTTAAAAAGATACAAAGAAGCTGATGAAAAGGGGAGATTTTTTTGGGATACTTTTGCAAGGCCAGGATTAAAAAACCCTATTAATTATGACATCGAAACGCCAGATGGATCATTAATAAATGGTGATTGGATATGGTCAAAGAAGAGATATGAAAATGCTTATAATAATAAAGAAATAAAAATAATTAAAAAACAGGATGGGAGCTATTCTGTACACTTTAAACAGTATTTAAATCTAAGTGGAAAAAAGCCAAGAAGCATGTCAAGCAATTTTGGCGGAACATATGATGGTAAAAAAGAAGTTGTGAGCTTATTTAATTCGGATAAAATATTTTCTTACCCAAAATCGACAATGCATATAAAAAAATTATTAGAAATAATAGCTCCCCGCCCAAATGATACCATACTCGATTTCTTCTCCGGCTCCTCAACAACAGCCCATGCAGTGATGCAACTCAACGCCGAGGATGGCCTGAACCTAAAATTTATCATGGTGCAGATTCCTGAGCCATGTGATGAAAATAGTGAAGCTTATAAAGCTGGGTATAAAACCATTGCGGATATAGGTAAAGAACGCATCCGACGTGCAGGTAAAAAAATCCTTCAGGAACTGGAAGGTAAGAAAATTATGAATGGTGAATTGCCAATGGTGAATGGAAAGTCAGAAAAGCAGAAATCACTGTTCGAGGATAAAAACAATTCAACATTCACAATTCATAATTCACAATTAGACTTCGGCTTCCGTGTCTACAAAACCGACACCACCAATATGAAAGAGGTCTTTTATCATCCCTATGACATGGATCAGAAACAGATTTCCGCTTTCATGAGTAACATAAAGGAAGACCGTACACCGGAAGACCTGCTTACCCAGGTTATTCTTGACCTTGGTCTGGAACTCAGCCTGCCCATAGAACAAAAAACAATGCATGGCAATAATGTCTTTATTGTCCAGACAAACGCTCTTGTTGCCTGTTTTGATAATGACATTGATTTTAAAATCATTGATGAGATTGCCCATATTAAACCCCTTAAGGTGGTATTTAAAGACGCAAGCTTTAAGGATGATAAAGATCGCATTAATGTGGAAGAGCGGTTTAAGAGACTTTCACCTGAAACCAGGGTCACGGTGCTGTAA
- a CDS encoding DEAD/DEAH box helicase family protein, with translation MKLQFKQQPYQADAAMAVVRCFEGQPKGSRKETIGRSGFIAHEIFSNKKIEITEEDILKNVKEIQKEQGLKPSSQLDGLNFTIEMETGTGKTYVYTKTMYELNRHYGWSKFIIMVPSVAIREGVHKSLEITAEHFQEIYGKKIRFYIYNTKNKSNLINIKNFADTSNIEVIIMNYQAFNVKEPDQGLKSIRSEASRKIYQPLDALQSQRPIDIIKRARPILIIDEPQRFGDKAEKIFTDYVFNQLFTIRYSATHKKDFNKIYRLDAIDAYNHKLVKKINVKGIEVVGNSGTNSYLFLDSIRISTKHYPVAYIELEVKQQNGPVKKIKRVEEKDDLFVHSNELQEYKDGFVVKEINGLKNTVTFTNGIEIHVGQTIGDVDEEHVRRIQIRETIRSHIEKERVMFPKGIKVLSLFFIDEVAKYRLYDKNNNQLKGQYEEIFEQEYKDAISQLTLFDEEYNKYLLTHPAEKVHQGYFSIDKTGRFIDSKEKRAESGSDDESAYDLIMKNKEKLLSFSEPTRFIFSHSALREGWDNPNVFQICTLKHSQSSISKRQEIGRGLRICVNEHGERMDESVLENDFFNVNKLTVVASESYDSFARELQQEIVESLSERPVKFTTEVLVDRVLTNEKGDKFVFDSQASMDLIFDLKMKGYVDKDYLITDELIQDIENKKFKVPERFSGFQFPIENLLQNIYTTANYRAADNEKADNIKEAVLKPNENFAKKEFQDLWKKIKVKTVYEVDFESAELIEKCIDAIEKKLTVKKVIINISDGEQKDRIDEESLRSGESMQKLKNITEKADSLLGALKYDLIGEVAKETRLTRKTIAAILMGLREKTFYNFKVNPESFIKGVSNLINAEKAATLINNITYSKTDKTYDDNIFTINNFKGSLKENILQVKKHIYDYLKTDSDKERTFAGDLECEEVLVYAKLPSGFKIPTPIGNYNPDWAIVFDTNKFKYVYFIAETKGTMETLQTRPIELKKIDYAKKHFEALGHKDIKYDVIDSYASLKDKIMV, from the coding sequence ATGAAATTACAATTCAAACAACAACCCTATCAAGCCGATGCCGCCATGGCGGTTGTCCGATGTTTTGAAGGACAGCCAAAAGGTTCAAGAAAAGAAACAATAGGGCGATCCGGGTTTATTGCCCATGAAATATTTTCAAATAAAAAGATAGAGATTACCGAGGAAGATATTCTTAAAAATGTAAAGGAGATACAAAAGGAACAGGGGTTAAAGCCAAGCAGCCAATTGGATGGTCTTAATTTTACAATAGAAATGGAGACCGGTACTGGCAAAACATATGTTTATACAAAAACAATGTATGAGCTGAACAGGCATTATGGCTGGAGTAAGTTTATTATAATGGTGCCATCTGTTGCCATACGTGAAGGAGTGCATAAATCTCTGGAGATTACAGCAGAACACTTTCAGGAGATATATGGCAAAAAAATCCGGTTTTATATCTACAATACAAAAAATAAATCAAACCTTATAAACATAAAAAACTTTGCTGATACCTCCAACATTGAAGTGATAATAATGAACTATCAGGCTTTTAATGTAAAAGAGCCTGATCAGGGCTTAAAATCAATCAGATCAGAGGCTTCACGCAAAATTTACCAACCACTTGATGCATTACAAAGTCAAAGACCGATAGATATTATAAAGCGGGCAAGACCCATATTAATCATTGATGAACCTCAACGCTTTGGTGACAAAGCAGAAAAGATATTTACTGATTACGTTTTTAACCAGCTTTTTACCATCAGGTATTCGGCTACCCATAAAAAGGATTTTAATAAAATATACAGGCTTGATGCCATAGATGCATACAACCATAAACTGGTCAAAAAGATAAACGTAAAGGGCATAGAGGTGGTAGGTAACAGTGGCACAAACAGCTACCTGTTTCTTGATAGTATCAGGATCAGTACAAAGCATTACCCGGTTGCCTACATAGAGCTTGAGGTCAAGCAGCAGAACGGCCCAGTAAAGAAGATTAAAAGGGTAGAAGAAAAAGATGACCTATTTGTGCATTCAAACGAATTGCAGGAGTATAAAGATGGTTTCGTGGTAAAGGAGATAAACGGGCTTAAGAATACTGTCACCTTTACCAATGGCATTGAAATACATGTTGGCCAGACAATAGGAGATGTTGACGAAGAGCATGTAAGGCGTATCCAGATAAGGGAAACAATAAGATCTCATATTGAAAAGGAAAGGGTCATGTTCCCTAAAGGCATAAAGGTGCTTTCTCTATTTTTTATAGATGAGGTAGCCAAATACCGCCTTTATGATAAAAACAATAATCAGCTTAAGGGGCAGTATGAAGAGATATTTGAACAGGAATATAAAGACGCGATAAGCCAGTTAACCCTTTTTGATGAAGAATATAACAAATACCTCTTAACGCACCCTGCTGAAAAGGTTCATCAGGGGTATTTTTCTATTGATAAGACAGGCAGGTTCATCGATTCCAAAGAAAAACGTGCTGAAAGCGGAAGCGACGATGAAAGCGCTTATGACCTGATCATGAAAAACAAAGAAAAGTTATTGAGTTTTAGCGAACCCACCCGCTTCATTTTTTCACACTCTGCCCTCCGTGAAGGCTGGGATAACCCCAACGTGTTCCAGATATGCACACTAAAACACAGCCAGTCTTCAATAAGTAAAAGGCAGGAGATAGGCCGTGGCTTACGCATATGTGTTAATGAACACGGCGAAAGGATGGATGAATCAGTACTTGAAAATGACTTTTTCAACGTTAATAAATTAACTGTTGTAGCAAGCGAATCATATGACAGCTTTGCCCGTGAACTCCAGCAGGAGATTGTGGAGTCTCTGTCCGAACGTCCTGTTAAGTTTACAACAGAAGTGCTGGTTGACCGGGTTCTTACAAATGAGAAAGGTGATAAATTTGTATTTGATAGTCAGGCATCAATGGATTTGATCTTTGATTTAAAAATGAAGGGTTATGTTGATAAAGATTATCTGATAACAGATGAACTGATACAAGATATTGAAAATAAAAAATTCAAAGTGCCTGAAAGGTTCAGCGGCTTTCAATTTCCCATAGAAAATCTTCTACAGAATATCTACACTACTGCTAATTACAGGGCAGCTGACAATGAAAAGGCTGACAATATCAAAGAGGCAGTACTTAAGCCGAACGAGAATTTTGCCAAAAAGGAATTTCAGGACCTCTGGAAAAAGATAAAGGTAAAAACTGTCTATGAGGTGGATTTTGAAAGCGCAGAACTTATAGAAAAGTGCATTGACGCCATTGAAAAAAAATTAACTGTAAAAAAGGTAATAATAAATATATCTGATGGCGAACAGAAAGACAGGATAGACGAGGAGAGCCTTAGATCAGGTGAAAGCATGCAGAAGCTTAAAAACATAACTGAAAAGGCAGACTCCCTGCTTGGGGCTTTAAAATATGATCTGATAGGTGAAGTAGCAAAAGAAACAAGGCTTACAAGAAAAACCATAGCGGCCATATTGATGGGGTTGCGGGAAAAAACGTTCTATAATTTTAAGGTAAACCCTGAAAGTTTTATAAAAGGGGTTTCAAATCTTATCAATGCGGAAAAGGCAGCAACACTCATCAATAATATTACCTACTCAAAGACAGACAAAACCTATGATGACAACATCTTTACTATAAATAATTTTAAAGGTTCGTTGAAGGAGAACATCCTACAGGTAAAAAAGCATATTTATGACTACCTTAAAACAGATTCAGACAAGGAGAGGACCTTTGCCGGGGATCTGGAATGTGAAGAGGTGCTTGTTTATGCCAAGCTCCCATCAGGTTTTAAAATCCCCACACCCATAGGTAATTACAACCCGGACTGGGCGATTGTGTTTGATACAAACAAATTCAAGTATGTCTATTTTATTGCAGAGACCAAAGGGACTATGGAAACCCTGCAAACAAGGCCAATAGAATTGAAAAAAATAGACTACGCAAAAAAACATTTTGAGGCGCTGGGCCATAAAGATATTAAGTACGATGTCATTGATTCATACGCTTCTTTAAAAGACAAGATTATGGTGTAA